A part of Thermococcus sp. SY098 genomic DNA contains:
- a CDS encoding TATA-box-binding protein: MVDMSKVKLRIENIVASVDLFTQLDLEKVIEICPNSKYNPEEFPGIICRFDEPKVALLVFSSGKLVVTGAKSVEDIERAVSKLVQMLSKIGTKFQRAPQIDIQNMVFSGDIGMEFNLDAVALVLPNCEYEPEQFPGVIYRVKEPRAVILLFSSGKIVCSGAKSEHDAWEAVRKLLRELEKYGLIEEEEEF, encoded by the coding sequence ATGGTAGATATGAGCAAGGTAAAGCTTAGGATAGAAAACATCGTTGCTTCTGTGGATCTTTTCACACAGCTCGATTTGGAAAAGGTAATTGAAATATGTCCAAATTCCAAATACAACCCTGAGGAATTCCCCGGTATCATCTGTCGCTTCGATGAGCCTAAAGTTGCCCTCTTGGTTTTCAGCTCAGGTAAGCTCGTCGTTACAGGTGCTAAAAGTGTTGAAGATATTGAAAGAGCTGTCTCAAAGCTTGTCCAGATGCTCTCAAAGATTGGAACTAAGTTCCAAAGGGCTCCTCAGATTGATATTCAAAACATGGTCTTCAGCGGAGACATTGGAATGGAGTTCAATTTGGATGCAGTCGCTTTAGTTCTGCCAAATTGTGAATATGAGCCAGAGCAGTTCCCTGGTGTTATCTACCGTGTTAAAGAACCAAGGGCTGTTATTCTGCTCTTCAGCTCAGGAAAGATTGTCTGCTCAGGCGCAAAAAGCGAGCATGATGCATGGGAGGCCGTTAGAAAGCTCCTCAGAGAGCTCGAGAAGTACGGTCTGATTGAAGAAGAGGAGGAATTCTAA
- a CDS encoding thiolase domain-containing protein, which yields MKKAVIIGVGMTPVGEHWKTSLRDLAVEALLNAMDDANLDKVDSLYVGNMISGPFVEQENLGALIADWAGLGHIPAVKIEAACASGGAAVQEGAKAVMSGLEDVVAVVGVEKMTDAWPSDATRYLAYASDAEWELFHGASFVALNALVMRYYMHTYGYTEEDLALFAVNAHINGAKNPYAMFKKPIKVETVLRSPYIADPLKLFDASPVCDGAAAVIITTPEKAKELGIPKEKWVEIAGMGRAIDTINLANRKELLRLRAAEVAAQKAYKMAGIEAKDVDLFEVHDAFTIMAALSLEAVGAAERGKGAELAKEGQIAIDGDYPIQTMGGLKSRGHPVGATGVYQTVEAALQLRGEAPNQVPDAEIALTQNIGGTGSNITVTILRRV from the coding sequence ATGAAGAAGGCTGTAATAATTGGAGTTGGCATGACCCCTGTTGGGGAGCACTGGAAAACTTCACTTAGAGACTTAGCTGTCGAAGCTTTGCTGAATGCAATGGATGACGCTAACCTTGATAAAGTTGACTCTCTCTATGTGGGAAACATGATTTCCGGACCATTCGTTGAACAGGAGAATCTCGGAGCACTTATAGCTGACTGGGCTGGTTTAGGACACATCCCAGCTGTAAAAATTGAAGCCGCTTGTGCTTCTGGAGGAGCAGCAGTTCAAGAAGGTGCTAAAGCAGTCATGAGCGGTCTTGAAGACGTTGTTGCCGTCGTTGGAGTGGAAAAGATGACTGATGCATGGCCAAGTGACGCCACAAGATATTTAGCATATGCCTCTGATGCTGAATGGGAGCTCTTCCACGGAGCGAGCTTTGTAGCTTTAAATGCACTTGTCATGCGCTACTATATGCACACATACGGCTATACGGAGGAGGATTTAGCTTTATTCGCTGTTAACGCCCATATAAATGGCGCAAAGAACCCATATGCAATGTTTAAAAAGCCAATAAAGGTTGAAACTGTGCTTAGGAGCCCATATATAGCTGACCCGCTTAAGCTGTTTGATGCCTCTCCAGTCTGTGATGGTGCCGCCGCTGTGATAATCACAACTCCCGAAAAAGCTAAGGAGCTTGGAATTCCAAAAGAAAAGTGGGTTGAGATAGCCGGAATGGGGAGGGCAATTGATACAATTAACTTAGCAAACAGAAAGGAACTACTTAGGCTTAGAGCAGCAGAAGTTGCAGCTCAAAAAGCGTACAAGATGGCAGGAATTGAAGCTAAAGATGTAGATCTCTTTGAGGTTCACGATGCATTTACTATTATGGCTGCTTTGAGCTTGGAAGCAGTAGGTGCTGCTGAACGTGGCAAAGGTGCCGAATTAGCAAAAGAAGGACAGATCGCAATTGATGGCGACTACCCAATCCAGACGATGGGTGGGCTCAAATCAAGGGGACATCCAGTCGGTGCAACGGGAGTTTATCAAACCGTTGAAGCGGCTTTGCAGCTCAGGGGAGAAGCACCAAATCAAGTGCCCGATGCAGAGATTGCACTAACGCAGAACATTGGAGGAACAGGTTCAAACATAACCGTGACAATCCTTAGGAGGGTTTGA
- a CDS encoding DUF356 domain-containing protein yields the protein MLNTIVLIRTDNFDKAMVALADLVRYGGMQIRGDPKIIPPALSDWAFEKIVGEKPRKRYRAHVVAQIDLPPAKAIGRLRDIHPPAHIIVIPPESPVHKELLRLWGTFEKLKGFHPPKVKRIEQKVEKEEGAEFY from the coding sequence ATGCTAAACACGATTGTATTGATAAGGACAGACAACTTTGACAAAGCAATGGTGGCTTTGGCAGATCTTGTGAGGTATGGCGGAATGCAGATCAGGGGAGACCCAAAGATAATACCCCCTGCACTTTCAGATTGGGCATTTGAAAAAATTGTTGGGGAAAAGCCGAGAAAGAGATACAGGGCTCATGTCGTTGCTCAGATTGATTTGCCTCCAGCTAAGGCAATCGGTCGGTTAAGGGACATTCATCCTCCTGCTCATATAATTGTGATTCCTCCGGAAAGTCCGGTTCATAAGGAGCTTTTGCGCTTGTGGGGGACTTTTGAGAAGCTTAAAGGCTTTCATCCGCCGAAGGTTAAGAGAATTGAGCAGAAAGTTGAGAAAGAGGAAGGAGCGGAGTTTTACTGA
- a CDS encoding histone deacetylase family protein, producing the protein MLRILYSSIFKEHKSLDYHPENPNRLDFAIEGLKAKNLWQNVVEPNPANIEEILEVHSENYVERIRKASQMGFHYIDPDTYVGEKTWNAALYAFGAAREASLMALEKKGIYLALVRPPGHHAGKSGRAFYASTLGFCIFNNVAGAAKLLESLEGNALIIDFDVHHGNGTQEIFWNDENIIHIDLHERDIYPWSGYEWEVGGKDAEGTKINIPMTSYSGDDDYIYAWKEIVMPIVDVIKPKVILISAGFDAFKGDGLATIQLTEEFYRFAGASLSDYSLGVVLEGGYGIGLEKGLPAFVEGYLKGETGKETIRPSYEALKVVGKVKEILREWWEL; encoded by the coding sequence ATGCTTAGGATTCTCTACTCCTCCATTTTTAAAGAGCACAAATCCCTTGATTATCATCCAGAAAATCCCAACCGCTTGGACTTTGCAATTGAAGGGTTAAAAGCCAAAAATCTATGGCAGAATGTTGTTGAGCCCAATCCAGCAAACATCGAAGAAATTTTAGAGGTTCATTCTGAGAATTACGTTGAGAGAATCAGAAAAGCTTCACAAATGGGATTTCACTACATAGATCCAGATACTTATGTGGGCGAGAAAACATGGAATGCAGCACTTTACGCATTTGGGGCGGCAAGAGAAGCCAGTTTGATGGCTTTGGAGAAAAAAGGAATTTACTTAGCTTTAGTGAGACCGCCTGGACATCATGCTGGAAAAAGCGGTAGAGCGTTCTATGCCTCCACTTTAGGTTTCTGCATATTCAACAATGTTGCCGGAGCAGCTAAGCTCCTTGAAAGTCTTGAAGGAAATGCATTGATTATAGACTTTGACGTTCATCACGGCAACGGAACTCAGGAGATCTTCTGGAATGATGAAAATATAATTCACATAGATTTGCATGAAAGGGACATTTACCCGTGGAGCGGCTATGAATGGGAAGTTGGTGGAAAAGATGCAGAAGGGACAAAGATAAACATCCCAATGACCTCCTATTCGGGCGACGATGATTACATATACGCTTGGAAGGAAATAGTCATGCCCATTGTAGATGTAATTAAACCAAAGGTTATTTTGATTTCGGCAGGGTTTGATGCATTCAAAGGTGATGGCTTAGCAACGATCCAGCTAACAGAGGAGTTTTATAGATTTGCCGGGGCGAGTCTTTCTGATTACAGCCTCGGTGTGGTTCTTGAAGGGGGTTATGGTATAGGGCTCGAAAAAGGGCTGCCCGCTTTTGTTGAAGGCTACCTCAAAGGCGAAACTGGGAAAGAGACTATAAGGCCAAGTTATGAAGCACTTAAAGTCGTTGGAAAAGTTAAAGAGATTTTGAGGGAATGGTGGGAGTTATAA
- a CDS encoding hydroxymethylglutaryl-CoA synthase, with protein MKRLLKPAKEVGIVGYGAYVPMFRIKNAEIGRVWGVNGFPIEEKAVNNLDEDALTIGIEAARNALKRAKIDPKLIRAIWFGSESKPYAVKPSATVIAEAIGATPDLDAADFEFACKAGTEALQAAIGFVGSGMAEYAMAIGADTAQGRPGDHLEFTAAAGGAAFIVGEKSSETLAYFEGSYSYVTDTPDFWRRQHEHYPRHGNRFTGEPAYFHHVISAAKGLMEELGLTVNDFDYAVFHQPNVKFPLTAAKILGIPIEKVKPGLLSGIIGNTYSGATLVGVSAVLDIAKPGERILWVSFGSGAGSDAFSLVVQDAIEEKRDLAPKTWDYINRKKYIDYALYVKHRGKLIM; from the coding sequence ATGAAGAGACTGCTGAAACCAGCCAAAGAAGTTGGTATTGTTGGATACGGTGCCTATGTACCCATGTTCAGAATTAAAAATGCCGAAATAGGCAGAGTATGGGGGGTAAATGGATTCCCAATTGAGGAAAAAGCTGTTAACAACCTCGATGAGGATGCATTAACAATAGGGATTGAGGCAGCAAGAAATGCTCTGAAGAGAGCTAAAATTGATCCCAAGCTTATTAGAGCAATATGGTTTGGCTCTGAATCAAAACCCTACGCAGTTAAACCTTCTGCAACTGTTATAGCTGAGGCAATTGGGGCAACTCCAGATTTAGACGCTGCAGATTTTGAATTTGCTTGTAAAGCTGGAACTGAGGCTTTGCAAGCAGCAATAGGCTTTGTCGGCTCTGGAATGGCAGAGTATGCAATGGCCATTGGAGCAGACACTGCTCAGGGGAGACCCGGTGACCATCTTGAATTCACAGCAGCTGCTGGAGGCGCTGCTTTTATCGTCGGGGAAAAGAGCTCAGAAACCTTGGCATATTTCGAAGGGAGCTACTCCTACGTTACAGACACTCCAGACTTCTGGAGGAGACAGCATGAGCACTATCCAAGACATGGGAACAGATTTACCGGTGAGCCAGCTTACTTCCACCATGTGATTAGTGCCGCCAAAGGATTGATGGAAGAGCTGGGTTTGACAGTCAATGATTTCGACTACGCCGTTTTCCATCAGCCAAATGTAAAGTTTCCGCTCACAGCTGCAAAAATTTTGGGCATTCCAATTGAGAAGGTTAAACCCGGTCTTCTCAGCGGAATAATTGGTAACACATACAGCGGTGCGACTTTAGTTGGAGTTTCCGCTGTTCTGGACATAGCGAAGCCGGGCGAGAGAATCCTCTGGGTCAGCTTTGGCTCGGGAGCGGGAAGCGACGCTTTCAGCTTAGTTGTGCAAGATGCAATTGAGGAAAAGAGGGACTTGGCACCAAAAACCTGGGACTACATAAACAGAAAAAAGTACATTGATTATGCACTGTACGTAAAGCACAGAGGAAAGTTGATAATGTGA
- a CDS encoding multiprotein bridging factor aMBF1: MGKAKPKICEVCGAEIRGQGHTVKIEGAELLVCSNCYRKYGRKKPGTFSIMPTGREPRRTYKPKPRPQKRPYRERPLYTEDIVEDYAERVYQAIQKSKMSYEELSHKVGLSVNVLRRIAHGEYMPTIEEAKKLERYFKIKLIERVEEVHEEKISIPKDYEPTLGDIARIKIKKKKKK; the protein is encoded by the coding sequence ATGGGAAAGGCAAAGCCAAAAATTTGCGAAGTTTGCGGTGCTGAAATCAGAGGACAGGGGCACACTGTAAAAATTGAAGGTGCAGAGCTCTTAGTTTGCTCTAACTGTTACAGAAAATATGGAAGAAAGAAGCCTGGAACGTTCAGCATAATGCCAACTGGAAGAGAACCGAGAAGGACATACAAACCAAAACCAAGACCTCAGAAAAGACCCTACCGGGAAAGACCTCTCTATACCGAGGATATTGTTGAGGATTACGCTGAGAGAGTTTACCAAGCGATACAGAAGAGTAAGATGAGTTATGAAGAGCTTTCCCATAAAGTGGGACTTTCTGTCAACGTACTTAGGAGAATCGCCCACGGCGAGTACATGCCAACCATTGAGGAAGCCAAAAAGCTGGAGAGATACTTCAAGATAAAGCTCATTGAAAGAGTGGAAGAAGTGCATGAGGAAAAGATCAGCATACCCAAGGATTATGAGCCAACACTCGGTGACATTGCGAGGATAAAGATCAAGAAGAAAAAGAAGAAATGA
- a CDS encoding Zn-ribbon domain-containing OB-fold protein: MGKPMQVSRFWRHFKEKYRLVGSKCKKCGKIHFPPRQVCNECGSREMEEIQLSGRGKVISWTIVRNPPSGFEYYKPYPLALIELEEGPIVLAQLTDVDPEEITFGMEVEMVTRKIREFDEDGIILYGYKFRPPIK, translated from the coding sequence ATGGGGAAGCCAATGCAGGTTTCAAGATTTTGGAGGCACTTTAAAGAGAAGTACCGCTTAGTTGGGAGCAAGTGCAAAAAGTGCGGGAAGATTCACTTCCCTCCAAGACAAGTGTGTAACGAGTGTGGAAGCAGAGAGATGGAGGAGATTCAGCTCAGCGGAAGAGGAAAGGTCATCAGCTGGACTATTGTGAGAAACCCACCAAGCGGCTTTGAGTATTACAAACCCTATCCTCTGGCATTGATTGAGCTTGAAGAAGGGCCCATAGTCTTAGCACAGCTCACAGATGTTGATCCGGAGGAGATTACCTTCGGCATGGAGGTTGAGATGGTCACAAGGAAGATAAGGGAATTTGACGAAGATGGAATAATTCTCTATGGATACAAGTTCAGACCACCGATTAAGTGA
- a CDS encoding GNAT family N-acetyltransferase, with product MEEEVKIEKLDKFDQELLEKLVDVYMRGYEDMPEYGGEGRRYARRYLRWCWDKARDGFFIAKIGDEIVGFIVCDRDWFSKYEGRVVGAIHEFVVDKRYQGRSIGKKLMEKCLCYLSKYNDRIELWVGEKNKKAIKFYEKYGFRVVGQSGIWVRMVKDVQTGKSEKENKRQAIPC from the coding sequence ATGGAAGAGGAAGTAAAGATAGAAAAGCTGGATAAATTTGACCAAGAACTCTTAGAAAAGCTTGTTGATGTCTATATGAGAGGTTATGAAGACATGCCGGAGTACGGCGGGGAAGGTAGAAGATATGCGCGGAGATATTTACGGTGGTGCTGGGATAAAGCCAGAGATGGCTTTTTTATTGCTAAAATCGGCGATGAAATCGTCGGGTTTATAGTCTGCGATAGAGACTGGTTTAGCAAATATGAGGGGAGAGTTGTCGGAGCTATTCATGAGTTCGTGGTTGATAAGCGGTACCAGGGTAGGAGCATTGGGAAAAAGCTCATGGAGAAGTGTCTCTGCTACTTGAGCAAATACAATGACAGAATAGAGCTCTGGGTTGGTGAGAAGAATAAGAAGGCGATTAAATTCTATGAAAAATATGGCTTCAGAGTTGTTGGGCAGAGCGGAATTTGGGTGAGGATGGTTAAAGATGTTCAAACTGGAAAATCAGAAAAAGAGAATAAGAGACAAGCCATCCCTTGTTAA